A region from the Medicago truncatula cultivar Jemalong A17 chromosome 6, MtrunA17r5.0-ANR, whole genome shotgun sequence genome encodes:
- the LOC11417654 gene encoding non-specific lipid transfer protein GPI-anchored 3 yields MAAASKVFLSFLLINLSSFFNPCLCDGGGGSGSVDLDQILPGLGQNAIANAQCMHQLLPCQPFLKAPNDPPPTCCDPLKEMVTNSSDCLCQFINNPTMILSLEVSKDDIMKLPKACGIKVDISKCNANADLLLSVDGETSSKGASKEGSAESTSSASKESNDASVDSTSSTSTEASAESTSSAKLITPYGITYFGVPAFVAFFTTLLFSA; encoded by the exons ATGGCTGCAGCTTCCAAGGTCTTCCTCTCATTCCTCCTCATaaatttatcttcattttttaacCCTTGTTTATGCGACGGCGGTGGCGGCAGCGGCAGCGTCGATCTTGACCAAATTCTTCCTGGCCTTGGACAAAATGCAATTGCAAATGCACAATGCATGCACCAATTGCTTCCTTGTCAACCATTTTTGAAGGCTCCAAATGATCCTCCTCCAACATGTTGTGACCCTTTAAAGGAGATGGTAACCAATTCATCCGATTGCCTTTGCCAATTTATTAACAATCCTACAATGATTCTTTCCTTAGAAGTTTCTAAGGATGATATCATGAAGCTTCCAAAAGCTTGTGGTATAAAGGTTGATATCTCCAAGTGCAATGCCAATGCAG atttattgcttTCAGTTGATGGAGAAACATCGTCTAAAGGCGCTTCTAAAGAAGGTTCTGCAGAATCAACCAGCTCAGCATCTAAAGAATCTAACGACGCTTCTGTAGATTCAACTAGCTCAACATCTACAGAAGCTTCTGCAGAATCAACTAGCTCAGCAAAACTGATTACTCCATATGGAATCACTTATTTTGGTGTACCTGcatttgttgcattttttactACTCTACTATTTTCTGCATAG
- the LOC11427839 gene encoding protein TIFY 6B isoform X2: MQWSFSNKVSNLPQFMSFKNNTHEDRSRNNVMDPVASSGYMTISTKDAFDSNQKSFLGVTQENLAIKQVGNKHGITIYPIQSSDAQSVCNQEARTISVSNQSNHVITGINMVNSVTNSQTFGSKSSATPLSVLPSKGPIVGSTDLRSRNCSKSNGTTPAQLTIFYGGTVCVYDDISPEKAKAIMLLAGNGTKMQQEISIPSKKDNFIISQPYPSPLPSPIPMTSHASTQPRGGSSSNNEVTIIRTLGHSIAKSSHNDLSHLSSLPSPLPMTSHASSYPKGGSSSNNEVTIIRSLGPSNAPTNHLESPIVATSVGLTPTNVIQPVGLPQARKASLTRFLEKRKERAMSTSPYYMSKISPECSTGSDNASFSIDFSGSSTQPPTNLPLRRTCMEVIR; encoded by the exons ATGCAGTGGTCATTTTCAAATAAGGTTTCAAACCTTCCTCAATTCATGTCATTCAAGAATAACACTCATGAAGATAGGTCAAGAAACAATGTTATGGATCCAGTAGCTTCATCTGGATATATGACTATTTCAACTAAAGATGCTTTTGATTCTAATCAGAAATCATTCTTGGGTGTGACACAG GAAAATTTGGCCATAAAGCAAGTAGGAAACAAGCATGGAATTACAATTTATCCTATACAAAGTTCTGATGCACAATCAGTTTGCAATCAAGAAGCAAGAACAATTTCAGTTTCAAACCAATCTAATCATGTTATAACTGGAATCAACATGGTTAATTCAGTTACAAACTCTCAAACTTTTGGTTCAAAATCCTCTGCCACACCTTTATCTGTTCTTCCATCAAAAGGTCCCATAGTTGGCTCTACTGACTTAAG GAGTAGGAATTGTTCCAAATCCAATGGTACTACACCTGCTCAGTTGACCATATTTTATGGTGGTACAGTTTGCGTGTATGATGACATCTCTCCTGAGAAG GCCAAGGCAATCATGTTACTAGCTGGAAATGGAACTAAAATGCAGCAAGAAATCTCTATTCCTTCCAAAAAGGATAATTTCATTATAAGCCAACCCTATCCTTCACCATTGCCAAGCCCTATTCCAATGACCTCTCATGCAAGTACTCAACCAAGGGGAGGTTCAAGTAGCAACAATGAAGTTACAATAATAAGAACTTTAGGACATTCAATTGCCAAGTCCTCTCACAATGACCTATCTCATCTCTCATCATTGCCAAGTCCTCTCCCAATGACCTCTCATGCAAGTTCTTATCCTAAGGGAGGTTCAAGTAGCAACAATGAAGTTACAATAATAAGATCTTTAGGACCTTCAAATGCCCCTACTAACCATTTGGAATCTCCTATTGTTGCTACTTCTGTAGGATTAACACCTACAAATGTGATTCAACCAG TTGGCTTGCCTCAAGCGCGAAAAGCATCGCTAACTCGGTTTTTGGAGAAGCGAAAGGAAAG GGCAATGAGCACATCACCATACTATATGAGCAAAATATCACCTGAATGCAGCACTGGATCAGACAATGCTAGTTTCTCCATTGATTTCTCTGGTTCAAGTACTCAACCACCAACCAATTTGCCTTTAAGAAGAACATGTATGGAAGTGATTAgataa
- the LOC11427839 gene encoding protein TIFY 6B isoform X1 — MEREFLGFSSKNSPWTTMKEDASNKPKDQVRSSGMQWSFSNKVSNLPQFMSFKNNTHEDRSRNNVMDPVASSGYMTISTKDAFDSNQKSFLGVTQENLAIKQVGNKHGITIYPIQSSDAQSVCNQEARTISVSNQSNHVITGINMVNSVTNSQTFGSKSSATPLSVLPSKGPIVGSTDLRSRNCSKSNGTTPAQLTIFYGGTVCVYDDISPEKAKAIMLLAGNGTKMQQEISIPSKKDNFIISQPYPSPLPSPIPMTSHASTQPRGGSSSNNEVTIIRTLGHSIAKSSHNDLSHLSSLPSPLPMTSHASSYPKGGSSSNNEVTIIRSLGPSNAPTNHLESPIVATSVGLTPTNVIQPVGLPQARKASLTRFLEKRKERAMSTSPYYMSKISPECSTGSDNASFSIDFSGSSTQPPTNLPLRRTCMEVIR, encoded by the exons ATGGAAAGAGAATTCCTTGGCTTCAGTTCCAAAAATAGTCCATGGACTACCATGAAAGAAGATGCTTCCAACAAACCAAAAGACCAAG TTAGGAGTTCAGGAATGCAGTGGTCATTTTCAAATAAGGTTTCAAACCTTCCTCAATTCATGTCATTCAAGAATAACACTCATGAAGATAGGTCAAGAAACAATGTTATGGATCCAGTAGCTTCATCTGGATATATGACTATTTCAACTAAAGATGCTTTTGATTCTAATCAGAAATCATTCTTGGGTGTGACACAG GAAAATTTGGCCATAAAGCAAGTAGGAAACAAGCATGGAATTACAATTTATCCTATACAAAGTTCTGATGCACAATCAGTTTGCAATCAAGAAGCAAGAACAATTTCAGTTTCAAACCAATCTAATCATGTTATAACTGGAATCAACATGGTTAATTCAGTTACAAACTCTCAAACTTTTGGTTCAAAATCCTCTGCCACACCTTTATCTGTTCTTCCATCAAAAGGTCCCATAGTTGGCTCTACTGACTTAAG GAGTAGGAATTGTTCCAAATCCAATGGTACTACACCTGCTCAGTTGACCATATTTTATGGTGGTACAGTTTGCGTGTATGATGACATCTCTCCTGAGAAG GCCAAGGCAATCATGTTACTAGCTGGAAATGGAACTAAAATGCAGCAAGAAATCTCTATTCCTTCCAAAAAGGATAATTTCATTATAAGCCAACCCTATCCTTCACCATTGCCAAGCCCTATTCCAATGACCTCTCATGCAAGTACTCAACCAAGGGGAGGTTCAAGTAGCAACAATGAAGTTACAATAATAAGAACTTTAGGACATTCAATTGCCAAGTCCTCTCACAATGACCTATCTCATCTCTCATCATTGCCAAGTCCTCTCCCAATGACCTCTCATGCAAGTTCTTATCCTAAGGGAGGTTCAAGTAGCAACAATGAAGTTACAATAATAAGATCTTTAGGACCTTCAAATGCCCCTACTAACCATTTGGAATCTCCTATTGTTGCTACTTCTGTAGGATTAACACCTACAAATGTGATTCAACCAG TTGGCTTGCCTCAAGCGCGAAAAGCATCGCTAACTCGGTTTTTGGAGAAGCGAAAGGAAAG GGCAATGAGCACATCACCATACTATATGAGCAAAATATCACCTGAATGCAGCACTGGATCAGACAATGCTAGTTTCTCCATTGATTTCTCTGGTTCAAGTACTCAACCACCAACCAATTTGCCTTTAAGAAGAACATGTATGGAAGTGATTAgataa